The candidate division WOR-3 bacterium genome has a window encoding:
- the glgC gene encoding glucose-1-phosphate adenylyltransferase, with translation MREFNHLKIITLILAGGKGERLYPLTKFRTKPAVPFGGKYRIIDFVLSNLTNSGFLSIYVLTQYKAQSLTEHIEQGWQLGSALRRRNFFITIAPAQMWMGEEWYKGTADAVYQNFHLLSNFDPDIVLVFAADHIYKMDVSQMLKFHLEKDADFTVCGIPVTTQDISHYGIICSDNENRVCGFWEKPKTLPSEVKDKKLFISMGNYIFKREFLEEILIEDSKDEKSSHDFGKDILPKVYKNLRVFIYDFSKNKIRGEETHYWRDVGTIKEYYEANMDLLKIPPPLNLWNPHWTIGTVSFKDPPCFIEKNAEVYNSIIAEGTRIFKGARVINSIIGRNCIIEENAIIEDSIIHYGVKIRKKSIVKNCIIDKFVEIEKETNVWEDKKENYEIRDNILIIPSPPPSMRIGKIP, from the coding sequence ATGAGGGAGTTTAATCATTTAAAAATAATTACACTTATTTTAGCAGGAGGAAAGGGTGAAAGACTTTACCCTTTAACAAAATTCAGAACAAAACCAGCAGTTCCTTTTGGTGGAAAATATAGAATTATTGATTTTGTGCTTTCCAATCTAACAAATTCGGGTTTCCTTTCCATATATGTTTTAACACAGTATAAGGCACAGAGTTTAACAGAACATATTGAGCAAGGTTGGCAGCTTGGAAGTGCTTTAAGAAGAAGGAATTTCTTTATAACAATTGCTCCTGCACAGATGTGGATGGGTGAAGAGTGGTATAAAGGAACAGCAGATGCTGTTTATCAAAATTTTCATTTACTTTCAAACTTTGACCCTGATATAGTTCTTGTTTTTGCAGCTGATCATATTTATAAGATGGATGTTTCGCAAATGTTAAAATTTCACCTTGAAAAAGATGCAGATTTTACAGTATGTGGTATTCCTGTTACAACTCAAGATATATCTCATTATGGAATAATATGCTCTGATAATGAAAACAGAGTGTGTGGATTCTGGGAAAAGCCGAAAACTTTACCCTCTGAAGTAAAAGATAAAAAATTATTTATATCTATGGGTAATTATATTTTTAAAAGGGAATTTCTTGAAGAAATCTTAATTGAAGATTCAAAAGATGAAAAAAGTTCTCACGATTTTGGTAAAGATATTTTGCCCAAAGTTTACAAAAATTTAAGGGTATTTATATATGATTTCTCAAAAAACAAAATAAGAGGTGAAGAAACTCACTACTGGCGTGATGTAGGAACAATAAAGGAATATTATGAAGCAAACATGGATTTGTTAAAAATTCCTCCTCCTTTAAATTTATGGAATCCACATTGGACAATAGGAACTGTAAGTTTTAAAGATCCACCTTGCTTTATAGAAAAAAATGCAGAAGTTTATAATTCAATAATTGCAGAGGGAACAAGAATATTTAAAGGTGCAAGAGTTATAAATTCAATAATTGGAAGGAATTGTATTATTGAAGAAAATGCTATTATTGAAGATTCAATAATTCATTATGGAGTAAAAATAAGAAAAAAAAGTATTGTTAAAAATTGTATAATTGATAAATTTGTTGAAATTGAAAAAGAAACTAATGTTTGGGAAGATAAAAAAGAAAATTATGAAATAAGGGATAACATTCTAATAATTCCATCACCTCCACCCTCTATGAGAATTGGTAAAATTCCTTAA
- a CDS encoding T9SS type A sorting domain-containing protein: protein MYKLIPITLLSLFLLGFTEKEITGEVVIQNPQKKENIKIPQNFNPESANIELINARESGNKELAGELSKYIHEWWKMNREKNYSPITCGFNPEPGKNLKEENSNFNQIILKWGNDVRIDPRNGVNDVKITSLSTGELYTISKYFDGTNYHVIVHRSTDNGETWNIYWDNTFSTGYSITSPSILAVNDTLVLWYILIQNDTLYRTWFITALPGNSFNPISFGSPTGGFNDNVIYRNLDFTTDAAIFGIYEWNYATWVEYYYVGTDSTSVMFARSNELNVSNWELGPVKVMKTSGDNIYYYHSKISFGAPHRLWIIAPIHPYGYPNIYDECIGGVYSDNYGASWTPSNPFNPLWITPFNDHYDDFECDLAASYIDSNWVILVTRTDTGLLHFQDLDLHNHYSTNGGNTWNFQGWVTFDLNFSPDVYVDNSSTAFYAVFRKDIPSGPYEEVRLKIGNINDPSSWTDSYLNIINDDSTDDLSDALGPYVSYNPSTNEPVVVWTSFEGSTYSIWFDAQTRVKISERIINERKETTLIPSIGKNNLKISFNIPNPSNVEINIYSPDGRIVKNILNSKLNKGNYTYNIKNTLRSGKYFLKLETENTKLSIPLIIVK from the coding sequence ATGTATAAATTAATTCCAATAACCTTATTATCACTATTTCTACTTGGATTCACTGAAAAAGAAATCACAGGAGAAGTTGTAATACAAAATCCTCAAAAAAAAGAAAATATCAAAATTCCACAGAACTTCAACCCTGAAAGTGCTAATATAGAACTCATAAATGCAAGAGAATCTGGAAATAAAGAACTCGCTGGTGAGTTATCAAAATATATACATGAATGGTGGAAGATGAATAGAGAGAAAAACTATTCACCTATAACCTGTGGATTTAACCCTGAACCAGGCAAAAATTTAAAGGAAGAAAATTCAAACTTTAACCAGATTATTCTGAAATGGGGAAATGATGTGAGAATTGATCCAAGAAATGGAGTAAACGATGTTAAAATAACCTCCCTTTCAACAGGTGAACTCTATACAATTTCGAAATATTTTGATGGGACAAATTACCATGTTATAGTTCACAGATCCACTGATAATGGAGAAACATGGAATATTTATTGGGATAATACTTTTTCAACAGGGTATAGCATCACTTCACCCAGCATCTTAGCAGTTAATGATACCCTTGTTTTATGGTACATTTTAATCCAAAACGATACTCTGTATAGAACATGGTTTATAACTGCTTTACCAGGAAATTCTTTCAATCCGATATCCTTTGGTTCTCCCACAGGAGGATTTAATGACAATGTTATATATAGAAATCTTGACTTTACAACAGATGCAGCAATTTTTGGAATATATGAATGGAACTATGCTACCTGGGTTGAATATTATTATGTAGGAACGGATTCAACAAGTGTGATGTTTGCAAGATCAAATGAACTGAATGTCTCAAACTGGGAATTAGGTCCTGTTAAGGTAATGAAAACCTCCGGGGATAATATATATTATTATCACTCTAAAATTTCTTTTGGTGCCCCTCATAGACTATGGATTATTGCCCCCATACATCCATACGGGTATCCCAATATTTATGATGAGTGTATCGGGGGTGTTTATAGTGATAACTATGGGGCTTCCTGGACTCCAAGCAACCCCTTTAATCCATTATGGATAACTCCTTTCAATGACCATTACGATGATTTTGAGTGTGATTTAGCTGCATCCTATATTGATTCAAACTGGGTAATTTTAGTTACAAGAACAGATACAGGTTTACTTCATTTTCAAGACCTAGATCTTCACAACCACTATTCAACAAATGGAGGGAATACATGGAATTTTCAGGGATGGGTAACTTTTGATCTTAATTTTAGTCCTGATGTTTATGTTGATAATTCAAGCACTGCCTTTTATGCTGTTTTCAGAAAAGATATCCCTTCAGGCCCATATGAAGAAGTAAGACTTAAAATAGGTAATATAAATGACCCCTCATCCTGGACTGATTCATATCTTAATATAATAAACGATGATAGTACTGACGACTTAAGTGATGCTTTAGGCCCCTATGTAAGTTATAACCCTTCCACAAATGAGCCTGTTGTAGTATGGACAAGTTTTGAAGGTTCTACTTACAGTATATGGTTTGATGCTCAAACAAGAGTTAAGATTTCTGAGAGAATTATAAATGAAAGAAAAGAAACTACACTTATACCAAGTATTGGAAAAAATAATTTAAAAATTTCTTTCAATATACCTAACCCTTCAAATGTTGAAATAAATATCTATTCCCCTGATGGAAGAATTGTAAAAAATATTCTTAACTCAAAGCTTAATAAAGGTAATTACACCTATAACATAAAGAACACATTGAGAAGTGGCAAATACTTTCTAAAACTTGAAACTGAGAATACAAAGCTTTCTATACCCTTAATTATTGTTAAATAA
- a CDS encoding V-type ATP synthase subunit A: MEKPVITRISGALVVAKNMRGARMNEIVRVGKEGLVGEIIRLKEDLAFIQVYEDTSGLFVGEPVERTGESLSVELGPGLLTTAFDGVQRPLQVLRDKVGDFIKRGVVANALDRNKKWNFEPLLKKGDEVWPGRIIGEVQETQSIRHRILVPPNVKPSRIKEIKSGSFTVEDVVCILEDGTELKLYHRWPVRVPRPFRKRLGPEKPLITGQRVLDFFFPIALGGNAAIPGGFGTGKTVTEQTLAKCSLVEVVIYIGCGERGNEMTEVLIEFPELDDPFHKGAPLMDRTILVVNTSNMPVAAREASIYVGITLAEYYRDMGYNVLLLADSTSRWAEALREISSRLEEMPGEEGYPPYLAAKLAAFYERTGRVIPLAGDEYEGSVTAVGAVSPPGGDFSEPVTQSTLRVVGALWALDTSLAYRRHYPAINWLRSYTLYFELMEKWFRENVASDFPELRRWAGEVLQKNAELEEIVQLVGPDALEDHERLLLETGRIIRDGFLQQSAFDEVDYTCPLEKQYGMMKVIQKFFNTGEKALKEEIEIEKILNPELIDRIIRLKEKPIEEFKTEKELVDKEIENLLLKEKVAL, encoded by the coding sequence ATGGAAAAACCTGTAATTACAAGAATTTCGGGTGCTCTCGTAGTTGCTAAAAATATGCGTGGTGCAAGAATGAATGAAATTGTTAGAGTTGGAAAGGAAGGTCTTGTAGGAGAAATTATAAGACTTAAGGAAGACCTTGCCTTTATTCAGGTTTATGAAGATACTTCAGGACTTTTTGTAGGTGAACCTGTTGAAAGAACTGGAGAATCTTTATCTGTAGAACTTGGTCCAGGTTTACTTACCACAGCTTTTGATGGTGTTCAAAGACCCTTGCAGGTTCTAAGAGATAAGGTTGGAGATTTTATTAAAAGAGGTGTTGTTGCAAATGCCCTTGATAGAAATAAAAAATGGAATTTTGAGCCTTTATTGAAAAAGGGAGACGAAGTTTGGCCAGGAAGAATAATAGGAGAGGTACAGGAGACACAGAGTATAAGACATAGAATTTTAGTTCCACCCAATGTCAAGCCTTCAAGAATTAAGGAAATTAAAAGTGGTTCTTTTACAGTTGAAGATGTTGTATGTATTCTTGAAGATGGAACTGAATTAAAACTTTATCACAGGTGGCCAGTTAGAGTTCCAAGACCTTTTAGAAAAAGATTGGGACCTGAGAAACCCTTAATAACAGGACAGAGGGTTCTTGACTTTTTCTTTCCTATTGCTCTTGGGGGAAATGCTGCCATACCCGGTGGTTTTGGAACTGGAAAAACTGTTACAGAGCAGACACTTGCAAAATGTTCTCTAGTTGAAGTTGTTATATATATTGGTTGTGGAGAGAGAGGCAATGAGATGACCGAAGTCCTCATTGAATTCCCTGAACTTGATGATCCCTTCCATAAGGGTGCTCCACTTATGGATAGAACTATTTTAGTTGTAAATACATCAAATATGCCAGTTGCAGCAAGAGAGGCATCAATTTATGTTGGAATAACCCTCGCTGAGTATTATAGAGACATGGGTTATAATGTTTTATTGCTTGCAGACTCAACTTCAAGATGGGCAGAAGCTTTAAGGGAAATATCTTCAAGACTTGAAGAAATGCCTGGAGAAGAGGGTTATCCACCCTATCTTGCTGCAAAACTTGCTGCTTTTTATGAAAGAACAGGTAGGGTTATTCCACTTGCAGGTGATGAATATGAAGGTTCAGTTACTGCTGTAGGTGCTGTATCCCCTCCTGGTGGAGATTTTTCTGAACCTGTTACCCAGAGCACATTGAGAGTTGTAGGAGCTTTATGGGCACTTGATACTTCACTTGCATATAGAAGACATTATCCAGCTATAAACTGGTTAAGGTCATATACCCTTTATTTTGAACTAATGGAAAAATGGTTCAGGGAAAATGTTGCCTCTGATTTCCCTGAGTTAAGAAGATGGGCAGGAGAAGTTTTACAGAAAAATGCTGAACTTGAAGAAATTGTTCAGCTTGTAGGTCCTGATGCTCTTGAAGATCATGAAAGGTTATTACTTGAAACTGGAAGAATAATAAGGGATGGATTCTTACAGCAGAGTGCCTTTGATGAAGTGGATTACACCTGTCCCCTTGAAAAACAGTATGGTATGATGAAAGTAATTCAAAAGTTCTTTAATACAGGTGAAAAAGCATTAAAAGAAGAAATAGAAATTGAGAAAATTTTAAATCCTGAACTTATTGATAGAATTATAAGGTTAAAGGAAAAACCCATTGAAGAATTTAAAACAGAAAAGGAGTTAGTTGATAAAGAAATCGAAAATCTTCTGTTAAAAGAAAAAGTAGCCCTTTAG
- a CDS encoding acetyl-CoA hydrolase/transferase C-terminal domain-containing protein produces MSLLKMYHEKKKSPEEIISLIKSGDSVFVSGNAATPSFLLDFLARRKDLENVKVYHVLQAGEDPFKKYGTYENFIHKSLFVGPADRESVNEGNAEYIPCHLHEIPVLIREGKINIDVAIIHTSPPDEHGFLSLGVEVIATKAAIQSAKKVLAQVNRSMPRTLGDCFVHISKITALCEIDENLYTLPKIEPTETEEKIARYIVDLIDDGSTLQVGIGGIPNAVLKFIKGKKDLGIHTEMISDGIMERILDGTITGARKTLHPGKVIGTFIFGSEDLYNFCHNNPIFELHPCDYVNHPFIIARNDNMVAINSAIEIDLTGQVCSDSIGTYIYSGFGGQVDFIRGAGWSKNGKPIIAIPSTAKGGKVSKIVSKLREGAGVVTTRADVRYVVTEYGIAELWGKSLRERAKALIEIAHPDFREQLEKEAFERKLLK; encoded by the coding sequence ATGAGTCTTCTAAAAATGTATCACGAAAAGAAAAAAAGTCCTGAAGAGATTATTTCACTCATAAAATCTGGAGATTCAGTATTTGTCTCTGGAAATGCAGCTACTCCCAGTTTTTTGCTTGATTTTCTTGCAAGAAGAAAAGATCTTGAAAATGTTAAAGTTTATCATGTATTACAGGCAGGAGAAGACCCTTTTAAAAAGTATGGAACTTATGAAAATTTTATACATAAATCTCTTTTTGTTGGACCTGCTGATAGAGAATCTGTGAATGAGGGCAATGCTGAGTATATTCCCTGTCATTTGCATGAAATTCCTGTTTTGATAAGGGAAGGTAAGATTAATATTGATGTTGCTATAATTCACACTTCTCCACCTGATGAGCACGGATTTTTGAGTCTCGGTGTTGAAGTTATTGCAACAAAGGCTGCTATACAGAGTGCTAAAAAGGTTTTAGCTCAGGTAAATAGGAGTATGCCCAGAACACTTGGAGATTGTTTTGTTCATATATCAAAGATAACAGCTCTTTGTGAAATTGATGAAAATTTATATACTCTTCCTAAAATAGAACCCACAGAAACAGAGGAAAAAATTGCAAGATATATTGTAGATTTAATTGATGATGGTTCTACTTTGCAGGTTGGAATAGGTGGTATACCAAATGCAGTTTTGAAATTTATAAAAGGTAAAAAGGATCTTGGTATTCACACTGAAATGATTTCTGATGGAATAATGGAGAGAATTCTTGATGGAACCATTACAGGTGCGAGAAAGACTTTACATCCAGGGAAAGTTATTGGAACTTTTATATTTGGTTCTGAAGATCTTTACAATTTTTGCCATAATAATCCTATTTTTGAACTTCATCCCTGTGATTATGTTAATCATCCTTTTATTATTGCAAGAAATGATAATATGGTTGCTATCAATTCAGCAATTGAGATTGATTTGACGGGTCAGGTTTGTTCAGATTCCATTGGAACATACATTTATTCAGGTTTTGGTGGACAGGTTGATTTTATAAGGGGAGCAGGATGGAGTAAAAATGGAAAACCCATCATAGCAATTCCTTCAACAGCAAAGGGTGGAAAAGTATCAAAAATTGTATCTAAATTGAGGGAGGGTGCAGGAGTTGTCACTACAAGAGCTGATGTAAGGTATGTAGTAACAGAATACGGTATTGCTGAATTGTGGGGAAAGTCATTAAGAGAAAGGGCAAAGGCTTTAATAGAAATTGCCCATCCTGATTTTAGGGAACAACTGGAAAAGGAAGCCTTTGAAAGAAAACTTTTAAAATAA